TTAAAAGTGGTCTAGCTGAttataaaacattgtgttttctaCCTCAACCCAAAAAATAAATTCCATGTTTTGGTTTCAATTGCTTCATCTGTTTGGATTCTATCATAAGCAAAATTGTGTATCACAGTGGCCCATAGACCAGTGGATGACTTTCATGTTGGTGTACCACCTCACTACCACGTTTTTGTTCATACTGCCTAAACAAAACACATTTCAGGCCCAACATTTCACAACACTggagttatgagaaaaatatcaactttcacTTGATTCCAAATCTGCATTTGAGTAAATTGAGAAGGATGAGGCTGAAAATTTGGTCACACACTTTTTAAGTACAACAACTATTAGTGTGAGTATTATCATAAttagtacatgtattttgtgtgagttctgatgtggattTTCAAATTACCTCTCTGAACAAATTCCCTCAGAGCACATACTAGCCAAGGATGGTATGTATTTCATAATGTCGTAAAAGACTGATTTTtttagcaaaacatttctgacaatgctcGCACTTAAAGGGTTTCTCTCCAGTGTGAGATCTGATGTGGCGCACAAGGTCACCTTTgtgagtaaaacatttctgacagtgctcacactgaaagggtttctcccCAGTGTGAGACTTGATGTGTTGCACAAGGTTACCCTTGagagtaaaacatttctgacagtacgcACACTTAAAGGGTTTCTCCCCAGTGTGAGACTTGATGTGTTGCACAAGGTTACCCTTGagagtaaaacatttctgacagtgctcacactgaaagggttccTCTCCAGTGTGAGATCTGATGTGGCGCACAAGGTCACCACTGcgagtaaaacatttctgacagtgcttacactgaaagggtttctctccaGTGTGAGATCTGATGTGGAGCACAAGTTCACTACTGCGAGTAAAAtatttctgacagtgctcacactgaaagggtttttctCCCGTGTGGGATTTCATGTGGAGCACAAGGCTACCATTTTGAgtgaaacatttctgacagtgctcacactgaaagggtttctcacCCATGTGAGATTTGATGTGGCGCACAAGGTTACCTTTTTGAgtgaaacatttctgacagtgctcacactgaaaaggtttctctttggtgtgagttctaatgtggCGCAAAAGGATATTTCTAccagtaaaacatttctgacagtgctcacattgaaatggtttctctttggtgtgagttctaatgtgttGTTTAAGAATACCAGactttgcaaaacatttctgacagtgctcacactgataaggtttctctttggtatgagttctgatgtggcacACAAGGCCACTTCtatcagcaaaacatttctgacaatattcacactgaaaaggtttctccttggtgtgagttctgatgtggtacACAAGGCTAGgtttttgtgtaaaacatttctgacagtgctcacaccGAAATGGTttatctttggtgtgagttctgatatgtctTTTTAGAGTAGAGTTATCAGTAAAAtacttctgacaatattcacactgaaatggtttctctttggtgtgagttctgatgtggtgcACAAGACCACCTGTTAGAGCAAAACATTTCTTACAATAATCACATTGAAAGGGtttttctttagtgtgagttctcaTGTGGCTCACAAGGGCAGATCTGTAAGCAAAACATTTCTCGCAGTGCTCACACTGAAGAAGTTTCTCTTTAGTGTTAGTTCTGATGTGGTACCCAAGAACACTGTTTTCACCAAAACATATCTGTGTCTCTTTGATGTTCAAGCAGTTATTACATTGACACCATAGCTTCCAGTGGTTATTCACATGTCTTTTCAGCTCACCACTGTTTGACAAACTTTTCTGGCAAAACATACTTTTGTATCTACGAGCCCGCACATATTTAATTAGATGTCTGTTAACATGGGTTTTCAAGCTGTCCAAAGAATAATGCTCACGTTGGCAAAACGCACAAGTAAATGGTTTCAAATGTTTCATCGCCATATCCACAATTGCATTTACACAGTGAACTTCAGATTAATCCAACAACAAATAAAGATGTGTGTACACCACAAACCCACCATGGAAGTCAATGCTAGCAAAGATGTCCTTGAGTGGAACAGCAAGTACTCCCAGACCACAATCCTGTATCAGTCAAGCCTCTCCTTTTGTTGATGTTCAACTGCAGATATATGTATATCAGGGAATCAAACTACCTGAAACATTAAAACAACATAATGCTTGATATTACATTGCTTGCTGCATCCCTTAGCAAATTGAAACAGAACTGAAATTTAATTAGGTCACATTTGTTagattaaggggctgtgcaataattatgagccctgggggagggtaaaattgggggggcaagaaatttttggagagccaaaaggggggcaagcaatttttcacaagccgagagggggcaagtgatttttggcacacattcattgggtgccctttaaataaaacgctctaaaaaggcttaggaaaacagtacggaaacgcttaaatatgcaaatttccctgctcgctgcgctcgcaacaggtgtatagaccatttaaggtttgtaaattgggatctcaaaaatttggcatgcgcaaggttttttggcaggccgaaagggagggggcaagcgatttttggcgagccgtttggaaattttacccccataaTCCCCCGGGGGgcatatttattgcacagccctaagagTTGTATGCAGGGTAATTTGCACCCTTTATATTTTAAAGCAGAATTTGACAAACATTGAGGCGTCCTCTTCAGAAAAtgcaatgttacaatattgctctttgtttcccaaaaaaattaataatgacAGCTAGTGCATAAACAGAGTTGCAGCACATTATATTGCACAGAGCATCACGCAGCGGGGGTATATATTATaagacatatgtgaccgtacagcacaaatgagccgtaaatgtcctcaattgtattccgagttacagtgtaaaatgggcatgaaggtcatattcataggtatttcaatttggtgctacgtgtatctcattaaatgaggtacacgtagcaccaaattgaggtaccaatgaatacgaccttcatgcccattttacactgtaactcgaatacaattgaggacatttacggctcattcgtctgTACGATCACATATGACGAATAGCTTAAATACACATAATATATATGTCACATGAGACGTCTTAACAAGCACTCGAtcagtgaactctgaataaaaccagagatctccagatttaatataaaatcttaaattttactataattaaagcacttcaggcttatagtctttcacatggtattttggcattacaatcatgcaaaaagtagaaattcaagaaaaattcagggtgtcgctgtggagcaaatcacatgtGACATTATGGCTTTCCATTCATGAAGTGAGACCAGATTGACATTTCAATAAAATGAAATGATTCCAGCTAATCCTAGTCCTAACTAATATATGTATTGGACGATCAAAATTAGCAAAATAAAAAGACAGCAAACGATTAAATCACAattattttaatgaaaaattcaGGTGGTAAACATCTCATAATTTTTGCCCTGAAAAATTCCTGTGCCTAACAGCCTAAGTACATGTGTATGAACATGAATATGAACGGTGAGTGTGTATTGACTTCTCCTTATTGCAAGTTGTTGCAGGTgttgtatatgaagagcttaatTCCAAACCGTGATCACAGCCTCTAGGGTCTGTGGCTGAATgaagtccacaaacccatgtatctgatttccctgtgcattATTGCAATGGCTTCTGATCACAGCAAGTTCAGGTATTGTAAATATGCTATATACTTTCCACAACtgtttggagtaacctttatttttgtacaTCCAGGAATTGACATCAATTGATGTGCTCACTAACTCCACATTATATGCAGTTAGGAGAAGATCAATAATACTTAAATCCGTTACCCTTTCGGACCTAGTTAAGGTCCAATGAACTTTAGCCTTTTTTCCAATGCTCCAATGTACTATAGAATctattatattaattataatcTTTCATCAGGGTAATGTAATTTCACCAAACAATGATGAATAATGTAATGTTGCTCAAGTGTgactggtggggaagggggaggctTGGATGGTTATGATAGGGTTTAGGTTGACACCAAAAGAAAAGAGTAGCATTTCAGCATGTTATAACTTTCAATATCTCATACAAAAGATAAGTCATTATATGGCTATAGAAGGAAACCATTAATTTCCCACTCACTATTTAAACTTCGAAGGCAACCAGTAATCTCTGCTTTTGGCTGTCATGTACCCCTAATGTGTGTTGTTTTTGTTCACAGGCTCTTGAACCTGCACacctcatatgcacagtttatcccttacatatactccgtgtcttgaatagctaatgtagcccaccaaccctgtggttaaagGCGCacttaaaaataacagatgtggaaataggagtataaactgaccagtagataccagttgtagtcctattagttcatggcatattggatggcctaggggaaattTAGCCCATATATGCAAGACTATTCATGCCTTCAAGGAGAaagaaacctactcatgttaccctctggccatgatCTGGTCTGCTGTCAGATCTTTCCCAGGGAAAGATAACCTTCCAATATTCCCCTTTAAGAGGCCAGGAAATAATTCCTGGTATCTCATCGTTAGTATGCCTTTTCCTAATCCTGCCACACATGACAAAGACTATTTACCCCATCTAATCTTGTA
Above is a window of Amphiura filiformis chromosome 7, Afil_fr2py, whole genome shotgun sequence DNA encoding:
- the LOC140157179 gene encoding uncharacterized protein, with amino-acid sequence MAMKHLKPFTCAFCQREHYSLDSLKTHVNRHLIKYVRARRYKSMFCQKSLSNSGELKRHVNNHWKLWCQCNNCLNIKETQICFGENSVLGYHIRTNTKEKLLQCEHCEKCFAYRSALVSHMRTHTKEKPFQCDYCKKCFALTGGLVHHIRTHTKEKPFQCEYCQKYFTDNSTLKRHIRTHTKDKPFRCEHCQKCFTQKPSLVYHIRTHTKEKPFQCEYCQKCFADRSGLVCHIRTHTKEKPYQCEHCQKCFAKSGILKQHIRTHTKEKPFQCEHCQKCFTGRNILLRHIRTHTKEKPFQCEHCQKCFTQKGNLVRHIKSHMGEKPFQCEHCQKCFTQNGSLVLHMKSHTGEKPFQCEHCQKYFTRSSELVLHIRSHTGEKPFQCKHCQKCFTRSGDLVRHIRSHTGEEPFQCEHCQKCFTLKGNLVQHIKSHTGEKPFKCAYCQKCFTLKGNLVQHIKSHTGEKPFQCEHCQKCFTHKGDLVRHIRSHTGEKPFKCEHCQKCFAKKISLLRHYEIHTILG